Proteins encoded together in one Sylvia atricapilla isolate bSylAtr1 chromosome 2, bSylAtr1.pri, whole genome shotgun sequence window:
- the VGLL3 gene encoding transcription cofactor vestigial-like protein 3 isoform X1 codes for MSCSDVAMQQPGPAACGAPRYVAAPAAGCAQKKLAVYNKMQESLEVTLPSKQEEDEKDQPAEMEYLNSRCVLFTYFQGDIGSVVDEHFSRALSQASSFNSDTALPKSKAGLNPLWRESSTISSQRSGFPTSFWTSSYQPPPPPCLAGVHPDFPVTAPGTFPTADPSSWPGHGLPQTAPAPAPAASESWHYPLASQVSPPYAHMHDVYVHHRHHPHVHHHHHHHHPAAGGHRDPRYGSLLVPSVRAARIPAPPQGDGAKADPATVTSATSAWAGAFHGTVDIVPSFGLDAGLQHQDKSKETAWF; via the exons AAGAAGTTAGCTGTGTACAACAAGATGCAGGAGTCTCTGGAAGTGACCCTTCCCAGCAAGCAAGAGGAGGATGAGAAAGACCAGCCTGCCGAGATGGAGTACCTGAACTCTCGCTGTGTCCTGTTCACTTACTTCCAGGGAGACATTGGTTCCGTGGTGGATGAACACTTCTCGAGAGCTTTGAGCCAAGCCAGTAGCTTCAATTCAGACACTGCCCTTCCCAAGAGCAAGGCAGGGCTGAATCCTCTGTGGAGAG AAAGCTCAACAATTTCAAGCCAAAGGAGCGGTTTCCCCACCTCGTTTTGGACCAGCTCTTAccagcctcctcctccaccctgcTTAGCCGGCGTGCACCCCGATTTCCCCGTGACTGCACCGGGCACCTTCCCGACAGCTGATCCCAGCAGCTGGCCGGGACACGGCCTTCCCCAGACTGCTCCCGCTCCTGCCCCCGCTGCCTCCGAGTCCTGGCACTACCCTCTGGCGTCTCAGGTGAGCCCCCCGTACGCACACATGCACGACGTGTACGTGCACCACCGCCACCACCCCCACGtgcaccaccaccaccatcaccatcaccCCGCTGCCGGTGGGCACCGCGACCCACGCTACGGCTCCCTGCTGGTGCCCTCGGTGCGTGCCGCCAggatccctgctcctccccaggggGACGGCGCCAAGGCCGACCCCGCCACTGTCACCAGCGCTACCTCAGCCTGGGCCGGAGCCTTCCACGGGACGGTGGACATCGTGCCGAGCTTTGGGCTTGATGCAG GTCTACAGCATCAGGACAAGAGCAAGGAAACTGCTTGGTTCTGA
- the VGLL3 gene encoding transcription cofactor vestigial-like protein 3 isoform X2 → MSCSDVAMQQPGPAACGAPRYVAAPAAGCAQKLAVYNKMQESLEVTLPSKQEEDEKDQPAEMEYLNSRCVLFTYFQGDIGSVVDEHFSRALSQASSFNSDTALPKSKAGLNPLWRESSTISSQRSGFPTSFWTSSYQPPPPPCLAGVHPDFPVTAPGTFPTADPSSWPGHGLPQTAPAPAPAASESWHYPLASQVSPPYAHMHDVYVHHRHHPHVHHHHHHHHPAAGGHRDPRYGSLLVPSVRAARIPAPPQGDGAKADPATVTSATSAWAGAFHGTVDIVPSFGLDAGLQHQDKSKETAWF, encoded by the exons AAGTTAGCTGTGTACAACAAGATGCAGGAGTCTCTGGAAGTGACCCTTCCCAGCAAGCAAGAGGAGGATGAGAAAGACCAGCCTGCCGAGATGGAGTACCTGAACTCTCGCTGTGTCCTGTTCACTTACTTCCAGGGAGACATTGGTTCCGTGGTGGATGAACACTTCTCGAGAGCTTTGAGCCAAGCCAGTAGCTTCAATTCAGACACTGCCCTTCCCAAGAGCAAGGCAGGGCTGAATCCTCTGTGGAGAG AAAGCTCAACAATTTCAAGCCAAAGGAGCGGTTTCCCCACCTCGTTTTGGACCAGCTCTTAccagcctcctcctccaccctgcTTAGCCGGCGTGCACCCCGATTTCCCCGTGACTGCACCGGGCACCTTCCCGACAGCTGATCCCAGCAGCTGGCCGGGACACGGCCTTCCCCAGACTGCTCCCGCTCCTGCCCCCGCTGCCTCCGAGTCCTGGCACTACCCTCTGGCGTCTCAGGTGAGCCCCCCGTACGCACACATGCACGACGTGTACGTGCACCACCGCCACCACCCCCACGtgcaccaccaccaccatcaccatcaccCCGCTGCCGGTGGGCACCGCGACCCACGCTACGGCTCCCTGCTGGTGCCCTCGGTGCGTGCCGCCAggatccctgctcctccccaggggGACGGCGCCAAGGCCGACCCCGCCACTGTCACCAGCGCTACCTCAGCCTGGGCCGGAGCCTTCCACGGGACGGTGGACATCGTGCCGAGCTTTGGGCTTGATGCAG GTCTACAGCATCAGGACAAGAGCAAGGAAACTGCTTGGTTCTGA